The following coding sequences are from one Daphnia pulex isolate KAP4 chromosome 11, ASM2113471v1 window:
- the LOC124207767 gene encoding F-box-like/WD repeat-containing protein TBL1Y isoform X1 yields MALASNDTFEETVKLIHENCINRFHPTLPVLVSGSTHLTFFDAKDGITQFSNWNERQCKLKGNVAICSIEWNVDGTKLAAAVADPNQLFVNDCGDESGEIIVWNYPTCDILFQQKQFKVVHEIEWNQFRQEVFATYNIGDPLVSLWTTKDLKRNLFYVFDFDRENRFREFIMKVKWISESEVALGLNNGTIEIYRISESHPVTAPQITRKLKHDRVVRDMKWSCTTQYLASFSWDNTIKIWSVDNGLNGELIHGLHVNSSCYIYSFAWRTNRKTYAEIDIERESPENFIVACGLRHEITRKKSSNGSTGPIVIWNPLERDESKQQRILEKHKCSVSSLAFSPDGQFLASSDAIDVIIWSTETWMPVFVSQYNKFTQDQLLKSRPLFNCRLSWMALGSTTAGGVNKLTYSSIDNKIHVFECVGAETSRFKHKRAKRARN; encoded by the exons ATGGCTTTGGCGTCTAATG ACACATTTGAAGAAACTGTTAAGTTGATACATGAAAATTGCATCAATCGTTTTCATCCAACATTACCTGTTTTGGTTTCTGGATCAACTCACCTGACATTCTTTGATGCCAAAGATGGCATCactcaattttcaaattggaatGAAAGGCAATGTAAACTTAAAGGAAATGTTGCTATATGCTCAATTGAATGGAAT GTAGATGGAACAAAATTGGCTGCTGCAGTAGCTGATCCTAATCAGTTATTTGTAAATGATTGTGGTGACGAAAGTGGGGAAATAATTGTTTGGAATTATCCAACATGTGATATCCTCTTTCAACAGAAGCAATTCAAAGTAGTCCATGAAATTGAATGGAATCAATTTAGACAAGAAGTTTTTGCTACCTATAATATT GGTGACCCACTTGTGTCACTATGGACCACCAAAGATCTGAAAAGAAACCTTTTCTAcgtatttgattttgatcgTGAAAATCGTTTTCGTGAATTTATCATGAAGGTAAAGTGGATCTCTGAAAGCGAAGTTGCTCTTGGACTCAACAACGGCACGATTGAGATTTATCGAATTAGTGAAAGCCATCCTGTGACTGCTCCACAAATAacgagaaaattaaaacatgAT CGTGTCGTTAGAGATATGAAATGGAGCTGTACGACGCAATATTTAGCCTCTTTTTCATGGGATAATACGATCAAG ATTTGGTCTGTGGACAACGGCCTTAACGGGGAACTTATCCACGGATTACATGTGAACTCCAGTTGTTACATTTACAGTTTTGCTTGGCGTACAAACAGGAAAACATACGCCGAAATTGACATAGAAAGAGAATCACCGGAAAACTTCATAGTAGCTTG TGGATTGAGACACGAGATCACCCGTAAGAAGTCATCCAATGGGTCGACAGGACCGATTGTTATCTGGAATCCTTTAGAAAGAGACGAGTCTAAACAGCAACGAATCCTTGAAAAGCACAAATGTTCGGTTTCCTCGCTTGCCTTTTCTCCTGATGGACAATTTCTTGCGTCGTCGGATGCAATAGATGTTATCATCTGGTCGACCGAG ACTTGGATGCCCGTTTTTGTCTCGCAGTATAACAAATTTACTCAAGATCAGCTCTTGAAAAGTCGGCCTTTGTTTAATTGTCGGTTGTCTTGGATGGCCTTGGGCTCAACAACTGCGGGCGGTGTGAACAAATTGACTTACTCTTCAATCGATAATAAG ATTCATGTGTTTGAATGTGTCGGCGCAGAAACATCACGTTTCAAACACAAGAGGGCTAAGAGGGCTAGAAATTGA
- the LOC124207766 gene encoding uncharacterized protein LOC124207766 — translation MKPGLLLHHFLSSIVVPFILLLLFDGINQANAIDCGRCSCIKDPATGFQNIDCNGIPFAEIKLTFGVNTGIEKVNRFRVIPLNGDSQIPADLLGTNQVRVFNLTNCGSNIMKIDPNAFKASTTTTLEFFINDCNVGNLTWLFLKGFTKVNRLQLVKATNIQSLRTLPSLPSLTQLSITSSKGFDSLNFPGSSLGGLKNLIMTENVELNDTKVESILATLMTANGLEMLSLKSNPFVRRVPDTLANFSALHSLDVSLCNIDFIDSLSFSAPVVKVDLTRIYLSDISDNSFENGYYGNAKVSLDGNQLTEFSSTVYKKILIEMETSQTGIPGSLSIRNNPITCDCQMAWLIRDSKELLPFVSGTCSNATEFQDLNPSWYEQCVALTSTTTTTTITTTTTTTTTTPTPTTTPTTQPTTTFNPTNSVPPTSEVPTSQNNTTSSITETVPTLAITTTTTESVPPTNDSNINIFFYILYGLLGLVALILIAGFVYMCFNYTAKRRRAMARDLEVSSRRSSSASHLTDRLGSVYSDQLRPLDPRALDPRAYYLRMPEPHPPPVNNARDSNSVRITTPYRQDPVKRNTSAPPSINRVRGLRRVQF, via the exons ATGAAACCAGGGCTCCTTCTACACCATTTCCTCAGCTCAATTGTGGTGCCGTTCatt TTGCTGTTATTGTTTGATGGCATCAATCAAGCGAACGCCATCGATTGTGGCCGTTGCTCGTGCATTAAAGATCCTGCTACCGGATTCCAGAACATAGACTGTAATGGAATTCCCTTCGCAGAGATCAAGCTTACATTCGGTGTCAATACCGGAATTGAAAAAGTCAACCGGTTTAGAGTTATTCCACTAAACGGAGACTCTCAGATCCCGGCCGATTTGTTGGGTACCAATCAAGTCCGTGTCTTTAACTTGACGAATTGTGGAAGTAATATCATGAAGATTGATCCCAATGCGTTCAAAGCCTCAACTACAACTACGCTGGAGTTTTTCATCAATGATTGCAACGTTGGCAATTTGACGTGGTTATTTTTGAAGGGGTTTACTAAAGTCAACCGGTTGCAGCTGGTAAAGGCAACTAATATTCAATCCTTGAGAACTTTGCCTTCGCTTCCCAGTCTCACACAGCTGTCAATTACCAGTAGCAAAGGATTCGATTCACTCAATTTTCCTGGATCATCTCTTGGGGGTTTGAAAAATCTTATCATGACGGAAAATGTGGAACTGAACGATACAAAGGTGGAGTCGATCCTTGCGACACTGATGACTGCCAATGGTCTAGAAATGTTATCGTTGAAAAGTAACCCATTTGTCAGACGTGTTCCGGACACGCTTGCAAATTTTTCCGCTCTACATTCGTTGGATGTTTCCTTGTGCAACATCGATTTCATCGattctctctcattctctgcTCCGGTTGTCAAAGTAGACCTAACGAGAATCTATCTATCAGACATCTCCGATAACTCATTCGAAAACG GTTACTACGGTAACGCGAAGGTTTCACTCGACGGCAACCAGTTGACAGAATTCAGTTCGACCGTCTACAAAAAAATCCTAATAGAAATGGAAACTTCCCAAACTGGCATACCCGGCAGTCTCTCTATTAGAAACA ATCCAATCACCTGCGATTGTCAAATGGCCTGGCTCATTCGTGACTCTAAAGAACTGCTCCCTTTCGTCTCCGGGACTTGTTCTAACGCAACTGAATTTCAGGATCTCAATCCCAGTTGGTACGAACAGTGCGTCGCCTTGACTAgtacaactacaacaacaaccattaCAACTACCACAACTACCACAACTACCACACCCACACCCACAACCACCCCCACCACACAACCGACTACGACATTTAATCCAACAAATTCTGTACCACCAACAAGTGAAGTTCCAACCAGTCAAAATAACACGACCTCGAGCATTACAGAAACCGTTCCGACATTGGCCATCACGACCACTACTACTGAAAGTGTTCCGCCGACAAACGACAGCaatatcaacatttttttctacatCCTTTACGGCCTATTGGGTTTAGTTGCTTTGATTTTAATAGCCGGATTCGTCTACATGTGTTTTAATTATACCGCAAA GAGGCGAAGGGCGATGGCAAGGGATCTGGAAGTTTCTTCTCGTAGGTCGTCTTCCGCTTCTCATCTAACAGATCGTCTCGGTTCAGTTTATAGCGACCAGCTACGTCCTTTGGACCCTCGAGCGTTAGATCCTCGTGCATATTACCTGAGAATGCCGGAACCTCATCCACCACCAGTCAATAACGCCAG GGACTCGAATTCGGTTCGGATCACCACGCCCTATCGACAAGATCCAGTTAAAAGGAACACATCAGCACCACCATCGATTAACCGAGTACGAGGATTAAGAAGagttcaattttaa
- the LOC124207767 gene encoding F-box-like/WD repeat-containing protein TBL1Y isoform X2 — translation MALASNDTFEETVKLIHENCINRFHPTLPVLVSGSTHLTFFDAKDGITQFSNWNERQCKLKGNVAICSIEWNVDGTKLAAAVADPNQLFVNDCGDESGEIIVWNYPTCDILFQQKQFKVVHEIEWNQFRQEVFATYNIGDPLVSLWTTKDLKRNLFYVFDFDRENRFREFIMKVKWISESEVALGLNNGTIEIYRISESHPVTAPQITRKLKHDRVVRDMKWSCTTQYLASFSWDNTIKIWSVDNGLNGELIHGLHVNSSCYIYSFAWRTNRKTYAEIDIERESPENFIVACGLRHEITRKKSSNGSTGPIVIWNPLERDESKQQRILEKHKCSVSSLAFSPDGQFLASSDAIDVIIWSTETWMPVFVSQYNKFTQDQLLKSRPLFNCRLSWMALGSTTAGGVNKLTYSSIDNKVGQFVQTELKVTRNIT, via the exons ATGGCTTTGGCGTCTAATG ACACATTTGAAGAAACTGTTAAGTTGATACATGAAAATTGCATCAATCGTTTTCATCCAACATTACCTGTTTTGGTTTCTGGATCAACTCACCTGACATTCTTTGATGCCAAAGATGGCATCactcaattttcaaattggaatGAAAGGCAATGTAAACTTAAAGGAAATGTTGCTATATGCTCAATTGAATGGAAT GTAGATGGAACAAAATTGGCTGCTGCAGTAGCTGATCCTAATCAGTTATTTGTAAATGATTGTGGTGACGAAAGTGGGGAAATAATTGTTTGGAATTATCCAACATGTGATATCCTCTTTCAACAGAAGCAATTCAAAGTAGTCCATGAAATTGAATGGAATCAATTTAGACAAGAAGTTTTTGCTACCTATAATATT GGTGACCCACTTGTGTCACTATGGACCACCAAAGATCTGAAAAGAAACCTTTTCTAcgtatttgattttgatcgTGAAAATCGTTTTCGTGAATTTATCATGAAGGTAAAGTGGATCTCTGAAAGCGAAGTTGCTCTTGGACTCAACAACGGCACGATTGAGATTTATCGAATTAGTGAAAGCCATCCTGTGACTGCTCCACAAATAacgagaaaattaaaacatgAT CGTGTCGTTAGAGATATGAAATGGAGCTGTACGACGCAATATTTAGCCTCTTTTTCATGGGATAATACGATCAAG ATTTGGTCTGTGGACAACGGCCTTAACGGGGAACTTATCCACGGATTACATGTGAACTCCAGTTGTTACATTTACAGTTTTGCTTGGCGTACAAACAGGAAAACATACGCCGAAATTGACATAGAAAGAGAATCACCGGAAAACTTCATAGTAGCTTG TGGATTGAGACACGAGATCACCCGTAAGAAGTCATCCAATGGGTCGACAGGACCGATTGTTATCTGGAATCCTTTAGAAAGAGACGAGTCTAAACAGCAACGAATCCTTGAAAAGCACAAATGTTCGGTTTCCTCGCTTGCCTTTTCTCCTGATGGACAATTTCTTGCGTCGTCGGATGCAATAGATGTTATCATCTGGTCGACCGAG ACTTGGATGCCCGTTTTTGTCTCGCAGTATAACAAATTTACTCAAGATCAGCTCTTGAAAAGTCGGCCTTTGTTTAATTGTCGGTTGTCTTGGATGGCCTTGGGCTCAACAACTGCGGGCGGTGTGAACAAATTGACTTACTCTTCAATCGATAATAAG GTCGGCCAGTTTGTCCAGACAGAATTGAAGGTCAcgagaaacattacgtaa
- the LOC124207764 gene encoding uncharacterized protein LOC124207764 isoform X1: MWTFVFSPKTVFSWVLFMCLCTSNYAQQSGCFNELSVPIYSPCFCEETGQGSLNITCLGDLVTNQEIQRIFQDSTATVINRFALIPAVTTPGQPDGPDLIKVIDNLLSDKRARIIEIATCPSGSTLDISLRAFRTSNVYAQEFSITDCDIDQLNWLFLQNFTRIVNVRLTTVSGINSISSLPILRNAEQLTFDNCLGFDNSLFSFPAAKLPALKTLNFVGNTDLDNPVADNILLALATASVPLTNLNIRQSPLITLVPKHIGDILSLTSINLSNNQINSVDSNAFSFINDRSVRFLNLSNNVVNTISYNAFSTGNYGGAIVPLDNNLLTLFEWEVFLDVLVEMNQTGSGLVSIAGNGITCDNCQLAWLIRDNPTLLQYVSGGTCADGTTFEELDPSEYGSICAVITPSPATTSTTEPPTTTTPLTTTTPLTTTTPPTTTTPPTTTEIPTTEIPTTTEIPTTEAPTTTTTTTVETTRTTATTSTSTGTISTTIGPPNNDTNTQLLLYITCGLVALIVLILIIGCIYMVIAKNSRKRRRESLASVRSDAFSARSGPPPIPVNNTLTGVPRSNYGPTPQVPTTLPRANIPAIVQGPGGKLYVQSTGAAYTNPANNTAKSNKQPTQGKSTTTTRKGY, encoded by the exons ATGTGGACATTTGTGTTCTCTCCAAAGACAGTATTCAGTTGG gtGTTGTTTATGTGCTTGTGCACTTCAAATTACGCCCAGCAGTCAGGATGTTTTAATGAATTGAGTGTACCCATTTACTCCCCGTGTTTTTGCGAAGAAACTGGGCAAGGAAGTCTGAACATTACATGTTTAGGAGATTTAGTTACGAACCAGGAAATTCAGAGGATTTTTCAGGACTCAACAGCGACTGTAATAAATCGATTCGCTTTAATACCAGCTGTCACCACACCCGGTCAACCAGACGGTCCAGACTTGATTAAAGTTATTGACAACCTGCTGTCTGACAAACGCGCACGTATCATTGAAATTGCCACCTGCCCATCTGGGTCCACCCTTGACATTAGTCTAAGAGCTTTCCGGACGTCGAACGTCTATGCCCAGGAATTTTCCATCACCGATTGCGACATCGATCAACTCAACTGGTTATTTCTCCAGAACTTTACGCGAATCGTAAACGTCCGATTGACAACTGTGAGTGGAATTAACTCCATCAGCTCTCTACCCATTCTAAGAAATGCCGAACAGTTAACTTTCGACAACTGTCTGGGTTTTGACAATTCGCTATTTAGTTTCCCAGCGGCTAAGCTTCCGGCGTTGAAGACACTCAACTTTGTCGGAAACACCGACCTCGACAACCCAGTGGCTGACAACATACTACTCGCATTAGCCACCGCCAGCGTCCCACTTACAAATTTGAACATCCGCCAGTCGCCGTTGATTACTCTCGTCCCTAAACACATCGGCGATATCTTGAGTTTGACCTCCATCAACTTGTCGAATAACCAGATAAACTCTGTCGACTCAAACGCGTTCAGCTTTATAAACGATCGCTCGGTTCGATTCTTAAACCTGTCTAATAACGTGGTGAATACCATTTCATACAACGCCTTCAGTACAG GCAATTACGGCGGAGCAATCGTGCCACTTGATAACAACTTGTTGACTTTGTTCGAATGGGAAGTTTTCTTGGACGTCCTCGTCGAAATGAATCAGACTGGCTCTGGACTTGTTTCAATTGCCGGAA ATGGCATCACTTGCGATAACTGCCAATTGGCTTGGCTCATCCGAGACAACCCAACATTGTTGCAGTATGTGTCTGGCGGAACTTGTGCGGATGGCACTACCTTTGAAGAGCTAGATCCTAGCGAATACGGCTCCATCTGTGCTGTTATCACGCCCAGCCCTGCAACTACTTCTACGACTGAGCCCCCAACCACTACAACACCCCTAACCACTACAACACCCCTAACCACTACAACACCCCCAACCACTACAACACCCCCAACCACGACTGAAATTCCAACTACAGAAATCCCAACCACGACTGAAATTCCGACCACTGAAGCCCCAACAACGACAACTACTACAACAGTTGAGACGACTAGGACGACAGCCACAACTTCAACTAGTACGGGAACAATTTCGACGACTATCGGACCACCTAATAACGACACAAACACTCAACTCTTGTTGTACATTACCTGTGGTCTTGTTGCTCTGATCGTGTTGATCCTGATCATCGGATGCATCTACATGGTCATCGCCAAGAATTCACGCAA GCGTAGGAGAGAATCTTTGGCGTCCGTAAGATCCGACGCTTTCAGTGCTCGAAGTGGTCCTCCTCCGATCCCAGTGAA cAATACCTTAACAGGAGTGCCTCGATCGAATTACGGCCCCACTCCTCAGGTACCTACAACATTGCCTCGAGCCAATATTCCAGCCATTGTTCAAGGACCTGGAGGCAAGTTGTACGTGCAGTCTACGGGGGCCGCTTACACAAACCCCGCAAATAACACAGCAAAGTCCAACAAGCAGCCAACCCAAGGCAAATCTACGACTACAACGCGAAAGGGTTACTAA
- the LOC124207764 gene encoding mucin-3A-like isoform X2, which yields MWTFVFSPKTVFSWVLFMCLCTSNYAQQSGCFNELSVPIYSPCFCEETGQGSLNITCLGDLVTNQEIQRIFQDSTATVINRFALIPAVTTPGQPDGPDLIKVIDNLLSDKRARIIEIATCPSGSTLDISLRAFRTSNVYAQEFSITDCDIDQLNWLFLQNFTRIVNVRLTTVSGINSISSLPILRNAEQLTFDNCLGFDNSLFSFPAAKLPALKTLNFVGNTDLDNPVADNILLALATASVPLTNLNIRQSPLITLVPKHIGDILSLTSINLSNNQINSVDSNAFSFINDRSVRFLNLSNNVVNTISYNAFSTGNYGGAIVPLDNNLLTLFEWEVFLDVLVEMNQTGSGLVSIAGNGITCDNCQLAWLIRDNPTLLQYVSGGTCADGTTFEELDPSEYGSICAVITPSPATTSTTEPPTTTTPPTTTTPPTTTEIPTTEIPTTTEIPTTEAPTTTTTTTVETTRTTATTSTSTGTISTTIGPPNNDTNTQLLLYITCGLVALIVLILIIGCIYMVIAKNSRKRRRESLASVRSDAFSARSGPPPIPVNNTLTGVPRSNYGPTPQVPTTLPRANIPAIVQGPGGKLYVQSTGAAYTNPANNTAKSNKQPTQGKSTTTTRKGY from the exons ATGTGGACATTTGTGTTCTCTCCAAAGACAGTATTCAGTTGG gtGTTGTTTATGTGCTTGTGCACTTCAAATTACGCCCAGCAGTCAGGATGTTTTAATGAATTGAGTGTACCCATTTACTCCCCGTGTTTTTGCGAAGAAACTGGGCAAGGAAGTCTGAACATTACATGTTTAGGAGATTTAGTTACGAACCAGGAAATTCAGAGGATTTTTCAGGACTCAACAGCGACTGTAATAAATCGATTCGCTTTAATACCAGCTGTCACCACACCCGGTCAACCAGACGGTCCAGACTTGATTAAAGTTATTGACAACCTGCTGTCTGACAAACGCGCACGTATCATTGAAATTGCCACCTGCCCATCTGGGTCCACCCTTGACATTAGTCTAAGAGCTTTCCGGACGTCGAACGTCTATGCCCAGGAATTTTCCATCACCGATTGCGACATCGATCAACTCAACTGGTTATTTCTCCAGAACTTTACGCGAATCGTAAACGTCCGATTGACAACTGTGAGTGGAATTAACTCCATCAGCTCTCTACCCATTCTAAGAAATGCCGAACAGTTAACTTTCGACAACTGTCTGGGTTTTGACAATTCGCTATTTAGTTTCCCAGCGGCTAAGCTTCCGGCGTTGAAGACACTCAACTTTGTCGGAAACACCGACCTCGACAACCCAGTGGCTGACAACATACTACTCGCATTAGCCACCGCCAGCGTCCCACTTACAAATTTGAACATCCGCCAGTCGCCGTTGATTACTCTCGTCCCTAAACACATCGGCGATATCTTGAGTTTGACCTCCATCAACTTGTCGAATAACCAGATAAACTCTGTCGACTCAAACGCGTTCAGCTTTATAAACGATCGCTCGGTTCGATTCTTAAACCTGTCTAATAACGTGGTGAATACCATTTCATACAACGCCTTCAGTACAG GCAATTACGGCGGAGCAATCGTGCCACTTGATAACAACTTGTTGACTTTGTTCGAATGGGAAGTTTTCTTGGACGTCCTCGTCGAAATGAATCAGACTGGCTCTGGACTTGTTTCAATTGCCGGAA ATGGCATCACTTGCGATAACTGCCAATTGGCTTGGCTCATCCGAGACAACCCAACATTGTTGCAGTATGTGTCTGGCGGAACTTGTGCGGATGGCACTACCTTTGAAGAGCTAGATCCTAGCGAATACGGCTCCATCTGTGCTGTTATCACGCCCAGCCCTGCAACTACTTCTACGACTGAGCCCCC AACCACTACAACACCCCCAACCACTACAACACCCCCAACCACGACTGAAATTCCAACTACAGAAATCCCAACCACGACTGAAATTCCGACCACTGAAGCCCCAACAACGACAACTACTACAACAGTTGAGACGACTAGGACGACAGCCACAACTTCAACTAGTACGGGAACAATTTCGACGACTATCGGACCACCTAATAACGACACAAACACTCAACTCTTGTTGTACATTACCTGTGGTCTTGTTGCTCTGATCGTGTTGATCCTGATCATCGGATGCATCTACATGGTCATCGCCAAGAATTCACGCAA GCGTAGGAGAGAATCTTTGGCGTCCGTAAGATCCGACGCTTTCAGTGCTCGAAGTGGTCCTCCTCCGATCCCAGTGAA cAATACCTTAACAGGAGTGCCTCGATCGAATTACGGCCCCACTCCTCAGGTACCTACAACATTGCCTCGAGCCAATATTCCAGCCATTGTTCAAGGACCTGGAGGCAAGTTGTACGTGCAGTCTACGGGGGCCGCTTACACAAACCCCGCAAATAACACAGCAAAGTCCAACAAGCAGCCAACCCAAGGCAAATCTACGACTACAACGCGAAAGGGTTACTAA
- the LOC124207763 gene encoding uncharacterized protein LOC124207763 — translation MGETFKDVVEVAIHSKLDSLSTNCQFAASLRLDNKEFANKTKCEDMTVPVSLEKLKKLAHVISKGSTKPDPTDRSTHFLKLKKLWQISGQEMLKANGFTALVEKYSETLPELTNKMLRLMDLDPLAFKVKSTLQSVIICGTGSSLKGSFSEEKGGFMKMILQIPVEGGHEGGRIKVELNDQIRLFNVCDGSDLYYHLTTFYSDCDHTFEEVKFGCRLAMIFDLELETTPLLSSLSPSADLQTFLAVNDVQETLAQWASTENPSKLVLLLEHRYAPSELNFGRLKGKDRLLVRLLLSVGTVDMYLSHLRKSACGSSNETLSEEESMETDEENSVTQRPVANCLCCLQKRCKCLRRDSQTVSDGVLPDIGVDVEITSLTCLDGRILECSPFLNVDIDADVIPFNHSLYTVEPEGPLLDSDFMEMSGDFFDPSNLRYVYHTRSVLVISPQKSLDLMLSCNFTVALDQLEANPSILALNRVITFCEDFPDEVWLEAVDRAERTRRLVSMCLRLNAKFNGRRLLRVLSNNFPGQPIQYEGLRSKAVAIGVARLIKKIGVTASDLTNDLVCERRALEQIENFAHLIMELYNIDLKDMAGNLGSKCVTFLYSQSKNLMPSLSVSTLVTCAAMVFRMHEENPVSGFFTLYKFSDGLKLLPLPVLFFVIDGIQTTCRSHLDSSQECQRMQQGLHRKLLTYYLPEALAAEIMFFYLKLNDAILLKKITQDLVYQTNFDAIKMIVASPDVWNQALATTGGKWALNWLVSTRINYLEGLRLPVFSWIQDYAIVDDCPPLKNFLHSSEIRITFPGFTSQQAAEAWCEEHFGPDQLEDAYSAKTEIKGQGTKFECVVIKTRDLHWHHVKLFHESRTELLELRDRRLRRLPAEECESKVHVVKISLNDPMSPESTSRASSLPPSKRLRRM, via the exons atgggTGAGACTTTTAAAGATGTTGTGGAGGTGGCCATACACTCCAAACTTGATTCACTGTCAACGAATTGTCAGTTTGCAGCAAGTTTGAGGCTGGATAACAAAGAGTTcgccaacaaaacaaaatgtgaagACATGACTGTACCTGTTTCCCTTGAA AAGCTGAAAAAGCTAGCACATGTGATTTCTAAAGGAAGTACTAAACCAGACCCAACAGACAGATCCACACACTTCTTGAAGTTAAAGAAATTGTGGCAGATTAGTGGACAAGAAATGTTAAAAGCAAATGGATTCACTGCTCTAGTCGAAAAGTATTCCGAGACTCTGCCAGAATTAACCAACAAAATGTTACGTCTTATGGACCTGGACCCTCTAGCATTTAAAGTGAAATCAACCTTGCAGTCTGTCATCATTTGTGGAACTGGTAGCTCTTTAAAAGGTTCCTTCAGTGAAGAGAAAG GAGGATTCATGAAAATGATATTACAAATCCCAGTTGAAGGTGGCCACGAAGGAGGTCGAATCAAAGTGGAACTCAATGATCAAATTCGTTTGTTTAACGTTTGCGATGGAAGTGATCTTTATTACCACCTGACTACTTTTTACTCGGATTGCGATCACACGTTTGAAGAGGTCAAGTTTGGCTGCCGATTGGCCATGATCTTCGACCTGGAACTTGAAACTACTCCTCTCCTATCCTCCCTATCGCCGTCTGCGGATCTCCAGACCTTTCTAGCCGTCAACGACGTTCAAGAGACTCTTGCCCAGTGGGCCTCAACGGAGAATCCTAGTAAGCTGGTCCTTCTCCTCGAGCATCGCTACGCCCCGTCTGAGCTCAATTTTGGCCGCTTGAAAGGTAAAGATCGCCTTCTAGTTCGGCTCCTTCTCTCCGTTGGCACTGTCGACATGTATCTGTCCCACTTGCGGAAATCTGCCTGCGGGTCGTCTAACGAGACTCTCTCGGAAGAGGAGAGCATGGAAACCGATGAGGAGAATTCGGTAACGCAGCGTCCCGTTGCCAACTGTTTGTGCTGCCTTCAAAAACGTTGCAAATGTCTACGCCGCGACTCACAGACAGTCTCTGACGGCGTCCTGCCCGATATTGGAGTCGATGTCGAGATTACGAGCTTGACCTGTCTCGACGGTCGAATCCTAGAATGCAGCCCCTTCCTTAACGTCGATATCGATGCGGATGTCATCCCTTTCAATCACAGTCTCTACACGGTCGAGCCTGAAGGGCCTCTCCTGGATTCTGATTTCATGGAAATGAGTGGCGACTTTTTCGACCCGAGTAACTTGCGCTATGTCTATCATACTCGATCCGTCCTTGTGATTAGCCCCCAAAAATCCTTGGACCTGATGCTCAGTTGCAATTTCACTGTTGCACTGGATCAACTGGAGGCCAACCCGAGCATCTTAGCCTTGAATCGAGTGATAACATTCTGCGAGGATTTTCCAGACGAAGTTTGGCTGGAGGCCGTCGACCGGGCAGAGAGAACACGGCGTCTGGTGTCCATGTGCCTTCGACTCAATGCCAAATTCAACGGTCGGAGGTTACTGCGTGTGTTGTCCAACAACTTCCCCGGACAGCCTATCCAGTACGAAGGGTTGAGGAGCAAAGCGGTTGCCATCGGAGTGGCCCGTCTGATCAAAAAGATCGGAGTGACCGCTTCGGATTTGACCAACGACCTCGTCTGTGAGCGTCGGGCCTTGGAGCAAATCGAAAATTTCGCCCACTTGATCATGGAACTTTATAACATCGACTTGAAAGACATGGCTGGAAACCTCGGCAGCAAATGTGTCACTTTTCTCTACTCCCAGTCTAAGAATTTGATGCCCAGCCTGTCGGTTTCCACCCTCGTTACCTGTGCCGCCATGGTCTTCCGCATGCACGAGGAGAATCCCGTCAGTGGCTTTTTCACGCTCTACAAGTTCAGCGATGGCCTCAAGTTGCTTCCTCTGCCTGTgctcttcttcgtcatcgaTGGAATCCAGACGACTTGCCGATCCCACCTTGACAGTAGCCAAGAATGCCAGAGAATGCAGCAGGGTCTGCACAGGAAGCTGCTCACCTACTATCTCCCGGAAGCCTTGGCTGCCGAGatcatgtttttttatctcaAACTGAACGACGCCATTTTACTCAAGAAAATTACTCAAGACCTTGTTTATCAGACAAACTTTGACGCCATCAAAATGATCGTCGCTTCCCCTGACGTCTGGAACCAGGCTTTAGCCACCACGGGCGGAAAATGGGCGCTCAACTGGCTGGTCTCTACCCGCATCAATTACCTCGAGGGCTTGCGCCTGCCCGTGTTCAGTTGGATCCAGGACTATGCCATTGTCGATGATTGCCCTCCCTTGAAGAATTTTCTTCATTCGTCCGAGATCAGAATCACTTTCCCCGGATTCACCAGCCAACAAGCGGCGGAGGCGTGGTGCGAGGAGCACTTTGGACCCGATCAGCTGGAAGACGCATACAGCGCCAAAACGGAAATCAAAGGCCAAGGCACGAAATTTGAATGCGTCGTCATCAAGACTCGCGATTTGCATTGGCATCACGTCAAGTTGTTTCACGAATCGCGCACCGAATTGCTGGAGCTTCGGGATCGACGACTCCGCCGACTACCGGCCGAAGAATGTGAATCCAAAGTTCATGTCGTCAAAATATCTCTGAACGATCCGATGTCACCTGAATCTACCTCGCGCGCCTCATCTCTTCCGCCTTCCAAACGACTCCGCCGTATGTGA